Proteins from one Sulfuriferula thiophila genomic window:
- the rsfS gene encoding ribosome silencing factor — translation MNTDQITAAVVAAIEDIKGADITVLDVSAQSSLFERMVIASADSTRQTKAIAHNVQEKLKELGVPDQGIEGLTSGEWVLLDLGSVIVHVMQPAVRQYYNLEALWSAAADQRSRRQGEA, via the coding sequence ATGAATACAGACCAAATTACCGCCGCCGTTGTTGCCGCCATTGAAGACATTAAAGGTGCGGACATTACCGTACTGGACGTCTCCGCCCAAAGTTCACTGTTCGAACGCATGGTGATTGCCAGCGCTGACTCCACCCGTCAGACCAAAGCCATTGCGCACAATGTGCAGGAAAAACTCAAAGAACTGGGCGTGCCTGACCAGGGTATCGAAGGCCTGACTTCCGGCGAATGGGTCTTGCTCGACCTGGGCAGTGTCATTGTCCATGTCATGCAGCCTGCAGTACGCCAGTATTACAATCTGGAAGCATTATGGAGTGCAGCCGCTGACCAGCGCAGCCGCCGCCAAGGCGAAGCCTGA
- the rlmH gene encoding 23S rRNA (pseudouridine(1915)-N(3))-methyltransferase RlmH — protein MKLHIIAVGQKMPDWISAGFDEYAKRMPRETSINLIELKPEKRASGKTGEQIKTAERDRILAAIPRDSTVWALDERGEQLTTLALATHLREWQGAGRDTCFIIGGADGLHDDVKVRGDKLFSLSRLTLPHGMVRVLLAEQLYRAWSVTQNHPYHRE, from the coding sequence ATGAAACTGCACATTATCGCGGTGGGGCAAAAAATGCCGGACTGGATCAGCGCCGGTTTTGATGAGTACGCCAAACGCATGCCCAGAGAAACCAGCATTAATCTGATAGAGCTGAAACCGGAAAAGCGCGCCAGCGGCAAGACCGGCGAGCAGATCAAAACCGCTGAACGTGACCGCATCCTCGCTGCCATCCCGCGGGACAGCACGGTGTGGGCGCTGGATGAACGCGGCGAACAGCTTACCACCCTTGCACTGGCCACGCACTTGCGCGAATGGCAAGGCGCCGGACGCGACACCTGTTTCATTATTGGTGGGGCAGACGGCTTGCATGATGATGTAAAAGTGCGCGGCGACAAGCTATTTTCCCTGTCCCGCCTCACCCTCCCGCATGGCATGGTACGCGTACTGCTCGCAGAGCAGCTGTACCGGGCCTGGAGCGTTACTCAGAACCATCCTTACCATCGTGAATAA
- a CDS encoding Maf family protein has translation MNNFPNRIYLASRSPRRRELLTQMGVHFDVLLLRETVGRTDVDETPMANELPHDYVARIALAKADIGWQRVCQRSIMRHPVLGADTTVTLDNEILGKPGNVETAIAMLSKLSGRTHQVMTSVALAFQGHIHQLTSVSEVTFKHLSSREIEQYAASGEPLDKAGSYAIQGRGAIFIRHLAGSYSGVMGLPVFETAELLQRYNPTSTA, from the coding sequence GTGAATAATTTCCCCAACCGTATCTATCTAGCCTCCCGTTCACCCCGTCGCCGCGAATTGCTCACGCAAATGGGTGTGCATTTTGACGTGCTGTTATTGCGCGAAACTGTCGGACGCACTGACGTCGATGAAACGCCAATGGCAAACGAACTACCGCATGACTATGTCGCACGCATTGCCCTGGCCAAGGCCGATATCGGCTGGCAACGGGTATGCCAGCGCAGTATCATGCGCCACCCGGTACTGGGTGCGGATACCACGGTCACGCTGGATAATGAAATCCTCGGCAAACCTGGCAACGTTGAAACAGCCATTGCCATGCTGAGCAAGCTTTCCGGCCGCACACATCAGGTCATGACCTCTGTTGCACTGGCTTTTCAAGGCCATATCCACCAGCTCACCAGCGTTTCCGAAGTAACGTTCAAGCATCTGTCCAGCCGCGAAATCGAACAGTATGCCGCCAGTGGCGAGCCCCTGGACAAAGCCGGTAGCTATGCCATACAAGGGCGCGGCGCTATTTTCATCCGCCATCTCGCCGGCAGTTATTCCGGCGTCATGGGTTTACCCGTATTTGAAACAGCTGAACTGTTGCAACGTTATAATCCAACCTCAACCGCATAA
- the rng gene encoding ribonuclease G — MSEEILINVTPQETRVAVMHLGVVQELHIERSSQRGLVGNIYFGKVCRVLPGMQSAFIDIGLERAAFLHVADIWEERQHGGEERPIERILFEGQGIMVQVIKDPIGTKGARLSTQISFAGRFLVYLPQDSHIGISQKIEDEAEREQLRQKLQLIILEGEPGGFIIRTMAEQAQTTELQADVDYLRRLWADIQSRAKVAAVKTLLYQDLNLALRVLRDFANDETSRILVDSRETYQKMFEFAQNYTQGVIEKLQHYAAERPLFDLYAVEAEIEKALARRVDLKSGGYLIIDQTEALTTVDVNTGGFVGVRNFDDTIFKTNLEAAQSIARQLRLRNLGGMIIVDFIDMDNRDHQQEVFLEFKKALSRDYTRMSVHDFSPLGLVEMTRKRTRESLAHILCEPCPTCQGRGEVKTAKTVCYEILREIVREARQFNAKEYRILASQPVIDLFLDEESQSLAQLGDFIAKPVSLQVETFYTQEQYDIILI; from the coding sequence ATGAGCGAAGAAATCCTGATCAACGTCACCCCGCAAGAAACCCGTGTCGCCGTCATGCATCTTGGCGTGGTGCAGGAGCTGCATATTGAACGCAGCAGTCAGCGCGGTCTGGTGGGTAACATTTATTTCGGCAAAGTCTGCCGGGTGTTGCCGGGGATGCAGTCTGCGTTCATCGACATAGGGCTGGAGCGTGCCGCATTTCTGCATGTCGCCGACATCTGGGAAGAGCGTCAGCACGGTGGTGAAGAGCGGCCAATCGAACGCATCCTGTTTGAGGGCCAGGGCATCATGGTGCAAGTCATCAAGGATCCCATCGGCACCAAAGGTGCCCGCCTCTCCACCCAGATCAGTTTTGCCGGACGCTTTCTGGTGTATTTACCGCAAGACTCACATATCGGCATCTCGCAAAAAATCGAGGATGAAGCCGAGCGTGAACAATTACGCCAGAAACTTCAGCTCATCATTCTGGAGGGCGAGCCAGGCGGTTTCATTATCCGCACCATGGCGGAACAGGCACAAACTACCGAGCTGCAAGCCGACGTAGACTACCTGCGCCGACTGTGGGCAGACATTCAGAGCCGCGCCAAAGTAGCCGCGGTGAAAACCTTGCTGTATCAGGATCTGAATCTGGCGTTACGGGTATTACGCGATTTTGCCAATGATGAAACCAGCCGCATACTGGTGGATTCACGCGAAACTTATCAGAAAATGTTTGAATTCGCGCAGAACTACACGCAAGGCGTAATCGAAAAACTGCAGCATTATGCGGCAGAGCGTCCGTTGTTTGACCTGTATGCAGTTGAAGCTGAAATTGAAAAAGCGCTCGCCCGCCGTGTCGATCTCAAATCCGGCGGCTATCTGATCATCGACCAGACTGAAGCCCTGACCACCGTCGACGTCAATACTGGTGGTTTTGTCGGCGTGCGCAACTTTGACGACACCATTTTCAAAACCAATCTGGAAGCAGCACAATCCATCGCCCGTCAATTGCGATTACGCAATCTCGGCGGCATGATCATCGTTGACTTTATCGACATGGATAATCGCGATCACCAGCAGGAAGTATTTCTGGAATTCAAAAAAGCCCTGTCGCGCGACTACACCCGCATGTCAGTGCATGATTTTTCACCGCTGGGCCTGGTCGAAATGACACGCAAACGTACCCGCGAAAGTCTCGCCCACATCCTGTGCGAACCTTGCCCTACCTGCCAGGGTCGCGGCGAAGTCAAAACGGCCAAGACAGTATGTTATGAAATTCTGCGGGAAATCGTACGCGAAGCGCGCCAGTTCAATGCCAAGGAATACCGCATACTGGCATCGCAACCGGTTATTGACCTGTTTCTGGATGAAGAATCACAAAGCCTGGCCCAACTCGGTGATTTTATTGCCAAGCCGGTTTCACTGCAGGTTGAGACGTTCTATACACAAGAACAATACGACATTATTCTGATTTAA
- a CDS encoding type IV pilus assembly protein FimV, whose product MHRSIFKTTLLVAAISASNLASAMGLGAAQVKSSLGQPLSVVIPVFSDHAEELADNCFALSQSNQSDDSLPSLKKARLVLKNPAGVPYLLLTTPTVVNDPVLFFAIETRCSSMVRREYTALLDVANSAGPAVSAPAVTDKPSSVPTPVKSVPAEKHTHVSRHHASRVRQAVAVPQSVQDVEQPEYNMALRMSSGLTWLPGQHPLSAEQVTKLKRMRGMLSIDAGGQPAEVDKLRDDIVATQQQLAQAKQALTLLRAELVKNSTNQQQPAPPQTAVKHVTSWWQSAWLWSGLALMVLVVGYVLDRRRRLPDLTFADAYAGTEEQEKMQLGAITEVDSATNDLWAPAASDEFPAAKQQHPDIEFSVDKLPGHNLLTQATVQNTPVHAEALSVSNLMRVTEEAEVFLGLGYPDRAIAVLTEDIAATLRNHPAVWFMLLGIYREQGDRESFDQTVAGFRQRFNLIPPTWDSILHPEQEGEGILAMPHIQAKIVSLWPSHECHDFLSELLYDDRQGSRQGFSLDVYRDILWLKEILDVLGKPETTIAEQVAAEDNLDWDFH is encoded by the coding sequence ATGCACAGGAGCATATTCAAGACTACTTTATTGGTGGCGGCGATAAGCGCGTCCAATTTGGCCTCGGCCATGGGATTAGGTGCAGCTCAGGTCAAATCCAGTTTAGGGCAACCGCTGAGCGTGGTGATACCTGTTTTCAGTGATCACGCGGAAGAATTGGCGGATAACTGTTTTGCCCTCTCGCAGTCAAATCAGTCTGATGACAGCTTGCCCTCATTAAAAAAAGCCAGACTGGTGTTGAAAAATCCGGCAGGTGTGCCGTATTTGCTATTGACGACACCTACGGTGGTTAACGACCCTGTGTTGTTTTTTGCCATAGAGACACGCTGCTCAAGCATGGTGCGGCGTGAATACACTGCGCTGCTTGATGTGGCAAACAGTGCCGGTCCTGCCGTATCGGCGCCAGCCGTTACTGATAAGCCCAGTTCAGTGCCAACACCCGTTAAATCAGTCCCGGCTGAAAAACATACCCATGTCAGCAGACACCATGCATCACGCGTTCGCCAGGCAGTTGCCGTTCCTCAGTCTGTACAAGACGTTGAGCAACCTGAGTATAATATGGCCTTACGCATGAGCTCAGGCCTGACCTGGTTGCCGGGGCAGCATCCGCTGTCAGCGGAACAGGTGACTAAGCTAAAACGTATGCGTGGGATGCTGTCGATAGATGCGGGGGGGCAACCCGCCGAGGTTGACAAGCTGCGTGACGATATAGTCGCTACCCAACAGCAGTTGGCCCAAGCAAAACAGGCGCTGACTTTGCTGAGAGCCGAGCTGGTTAAAAATTCCACAAATCAGCAGCAGCCGGCACCTCCGCAGACGGCGGTTAAGCATGTCACTAGCTGGTGGCAGTCGGCCTGGTTATGGAGCGGGCTGGCATTGATGGTTCTGGTCGTGGGCTATGTTCTGGATCGTCGACGGAGATTGCCGGATCTGACATTTGCTGATGCGTATGCAGGTACAGAGGAACAGGAGAAAATGCAGTTAGGCGCAATTACTGAAGTGGATAGCGCTACGAATGATCTCTGGGCACCTGCAGCGTCTGATGAGTTTCCGGCAGCAAAGCAGCAGCATCCGGATATCGAGTTCTCCGTGGATAAGCTGCCTGGACACAACCTGCTTACGCAAGCAACAGTGCAAAATACGCCAGTTCACGCCGAAGCTTTGTCCGTATCCAACTTGATGCGGGTGACAGAGGAAGCGGAAGTGTTTTTAGGCCTGGGTTATCCCGATCGGGCAATCGCTGTACTGACGGAAGATATTGCGGCTACTCTGCGTAACCATCCTGCTGTGTGGTTCATGTTGCTGGGTATTTATCGTGAACAGGGTGATCGGGAGTCATTTGATCAGACCGTTGCGGGTTTCCGGCAACGCTTCAATCTGATCCCGCCTACCTGGGATTCTATCCTGCATCCCGAGCAGGAGGGTGAAGGTATACTGGCGATGCCGCATATTCAGGCAAAGATAGTCTCATTGTGGCCTAGTCATGAATGTCACGACTTCCTGAGCGAGTTGCTGTATGACGACAGGCAGGGCAGTCGTCAGGGCTTCAGTCTGGATGTTTACCGTGACATTCTCTGGCTTAAGGAGATTCTGGACGTATTGGGCAAACCGGAGACGACTATCGCTGAGCAAGTGGCAGCCGAGGATAATCTTGACTGGGATTTTCATTAA
- a CDS encoding dynamin family protein: MDNRLDQGIAQYQQRRDAILATLESYRAWLERYTEVESGQSLRLYDLAESLKRDKLLLAFVAEFSRGKSELINALFFADLKQRLLPSDVGRTTMCPTELFYDADSEPYLRLLPIETRLRDDSISRLKRLPIEWSSVRLDPEDAQQMSTALRALADVKRVAVADALAMGLCDASDAEKSADGKIEVPAWRYAMINFPHPLLKSGLAILDTPGLNALGTEPELTLNTIPNAHGVLFLLSTDTGVTRSDLEVWENSVRHHANHHVAILNKVDMLWDELKTDAEIAQSIHKQKEQTAQQLQLREDQVIALSAQKALLGKIRGDQALVTRSGIGVLESLLADKIIPARQAMLYQSVCAETHAMANASRQSVSMQLDGVRQDLEQLSAFSGKNREIVTNLRDKLIKEKSAYDATTVNFKITRTLIQEQGRMLLDALSEEVLDEMLVSGRASLEDCWTTPGLVQGMNDLFAQIIVRFHEVEGRSTKIVELLDAAYLRFHQEHGFPLLSPPQLTMDNCRQKMAVLMQQVNQFGHDPVNLIMEKRFMVKKFYLSLVAEAQGMFGLARSEADSWLRRSLDPVVMRIRDHKKQLEIRIENIKQVHDNLDNLLARTIALKAQQAALEQQQREIAVIVQSSNCMDASDSALTI; the protein is encoded by the coding sequence ATGGATAACAGGCTTGATCAAGGGATAGCTCAGTATCAGCAGCGTCGTGATGCGATTTTGGCTACATTGGAATCCTATCGTGCCTGGCTGGAGCGCTATACCGAGGTTGAGTCCGGGCAAAGTCTGCGTTTGTATGATTTGGCCGAGAGCCTTAAGCGCGATAAGTTGCTACTGGCTTTTGTGGCCGAATTTTCCCGCGGCAAATCAGAGTTGATTAATGCGCTATTTTTTGCCGATTTGAAACAGCGGTTGCTGCCATCCGATGTGGGTCGCACCACTATGTGTCCTACTGAATTGTTTTATGATGCAGATAGTGAACCCTATTTACGCTTGTTGCCGATAGAAACGCGTTTGCGTGATGATTCGATTTCCCGGTTAAAACGTTTGCCGATCGAGTGGAGCAGTGTCCGTCTGGATCCGGAGGATGCGCAGCAGATGAGCACAGCCTTGCGCGCATTGGCGGATGTGAAAAGGGTTGCGGTGGCTGATGCGCTGGCGATGGGGTTGTGTGATGCCAGTGATGCGGAAAAATCCGCAGATGGCAAGATAGAAGTCCCCGCCTGGCGGTATGCCATGATTAATTTCCCGCATCCATTGCTCAAGAGCGGCTTGGCGATACTGGATACCCCGGGGTTAAATGCGCTGGGTACTGAGCCCGAATTAACCTTGAATACAATTCCCAACGCGCATGGCGTCCTGTTTCTGTTGTCGACCGATACGGGCGTGACACGGTCAGATCTGGAGGTGTGGGAAAATAGCGTGCGGCATCATGCCAATCACCATGTTGCCATTCTGAATAAAGTTGACATGTTATGGGATGAGCTCAAAACGGACGCGGAAATCGCGCAGAGCATTCATAAACAGAAAGAACAAACCGCACAGCAGTTGCAACTCAGGGAAGACCAGGTTATTGCTTTGTCTGCCCAAAAGGCATTGCTGGGTAAAATCCGGGGTGATCAGGCATTGGTAACGCGGTCTGGTATCGGTGTGCTGGAAAGTTTGCTGGCAGATAAAATTATTCCTGCGCGTCAGGCTATGTTATACCAATCAGTTTGTGCCGAAACCCATGCGATGGCAAATGCATCCCGACAGAGCGTAAGCATGCAGCTTGATGGGGTGCGGCAGGATTTAGAGCAATTGAGCGCTTTTTCCGGTAAAAATCGTGAAATTGTGACGAATCTGCGCGATAAACTGATAAAAGAAAAGTCGGCGTATGATGCCACGACGGTGAATTTCAAAATAACGCGTACTCTTATTCAAGAGCAGGGCAGGATGCTATTGGACGCGCTGTCGGAAGAGGTGCTGGATGAGATGCTGGTAAGTGGACGCGCCAGCCTTGAAGATTGCTGGACTACACCTGGATTAGTGCAGGGCATGAATGATCTGTTTGCGCAGATCATCGTCCGTTTTCACGAGGTTGAAGGGCGTTCTACCAAAATTGTCGAGCTGCTCGATGCGGCTTATTTACGCTTCCATCAGGAACATGGTTTTCCGTTGCTGAGTCCGCCGCAGTTAACCATGGATAATTGCCGGCAAAAAATGGCTGTATTGATGCAGCAGGTCAATCAGTTCGGCCATGATCCCGTCAATCTGATTATGGAAAAGCGGTTTATGGTGAAGAAGTTTTATCTGAGCCTGGTGGCCGAAGCGCAGGGTATGTTCGGGCTGGCCAGATCAGAGGCTGATAGCTGGCTGCGCCGCAGTTTGGATCCGGTAGTAATGCGCATTCGTGATCACAAGAAACAATTGGAAATTCGTATCGAAAATATTAAGCAGGTACATGATAATCTGGATAACCTGCTGGCCAGAACAATCGCGCTTAAAGCGCAGCAAGCCGCACTGGAACAACAACAACGGGAAATCGCTGTTATCGTACAGAGTTCAAACTGTATGGATGCAAGTGATTCAGCCCTGACGATTTGA
- a CDS encoding YggT family protein: protein MFNQALAFILQNVTNLFLIALLLRVYMQWMRVPFQNPFAQFVVKLTDFVVRPLRRVIPGLFGLDMATLLLAVVLQFLLTLSLYALQGFPFAVAGTGVLVGFLLLAVIGLLMLVCYVLMGLVIVTAVLSIVNPFSPFMVIFDSLTAPLLRPFRRIVPLIGNVDLSPMIFLLLCQFVITFPLAWLGMWARNML, encoded by the coding sequence ATGTTTAATCAGGCATTGGCTTTCATTTTACAAAATGTGACAAATTTATTCTTGATTGCACTGTTGTTGCGTGTTTACATGCAGTGGATGAGGGTACCGTTTCAAAATCCGTTTGCCCAGTTCGTGGTAAAGCTTACTGATTTTGTGGTGCGGCCGCTGCGTCGGGTTATCCCCGGCTTGTTTGGTCTGGATATGGCAACCTTGTTGCTCGCGGTAGTTTTGCAGTTCCTGTTGACGTTAAGCCTGTATGCTTTGCAGGGGTTTCCCTTTGCAGTTGCAGGCACCGGCGTCTTGGTGGGCTTTTTACTGTTGGCAGTCATCGGCTTGCTAATGCTGGTATGTTATGTGCTTATGGGATTGGTGATAGTGACCGCGGTTTTGTCGATAGTGAATCCGTTTTCGCCATTCATGGTGATTTTTGACTCGCTTACCGCGCCATTGCTCCGTCCATTTAGGCGCATTGTGCCACTGATTGGTAATGTGGATTTGTCGCCCATGATATTTCTACTGCTCTGTCAATTTGTCATCACGTTCCCGCTGGCGTGGCTGGGTATGTGGGCGCGGAATATGCTTTGA
- the proC gene encoding pyrroline-5-carboxylate reductase, producing MHITFIGGGNMASALIAGLLREGFGAERISVVEHNIEAQHHLHNEFRVAVSADLNAAAVAADVVVLAVKPQQLKAVAEQLQPLLDKQLVVSIAAGVRAASLSEWLGGYGLVVRTMPNTPAMIGAGVTALFALPEVSEVQRKQAEVIMEAAGSVVWLEDEALMDAVTAVSGSGPAYVFYFMEAMQQAGMDLGLSAAAARQLTLETFLGAAKLAETSTEELAQLRARVTSKGGTTEQAILSMQGAAVHASIGQAVFAAARRSKELGDALA from the coding sequence ATGCATATTACATTCATAGGTGGTGGCAACATGGCTTCGGCATTGATTGCCGGTCTGTTGCGCGAGGGCTTTGGTGCAGAGCGCATCTCGGTGGTCGAGCATAATATCGAGGCGCAACATCATTTGCATAATGAGTTTCGTGTTGCGGTCAGTGCCGACCTGAATGCCGCAGCGGTTGCGGCGGATGTGGTGGTGCTGGCGGTTAAGCCGCAGCAATTAAAAGCTGTCGCCGAGCAATTGCAGCCTTTGCTGGATAAGCAGCTGGTGGTGTCCATTGCCGCCGGTGTGCGTGCTGCGTCATTGTCAGAATGGCTGGGCGGTTATGGCCTGGTAGTGCGGACTATGCCGAATACCCCGGCGATGATCGGTGCCGGAGTAACCGCATTGTTTGCATTGCCTGAAGTCAGCGAGGTGCAGCGCAAGCAGGCGGAAGTGATCATGGAGGCTGCCGGTAGTGTGGTATGGCTGGAAGATGAGGCTTTGATGGATGCGGTTACCGCTGTATCCGGCAGTGGTCCCGCTTATGTATTCTATTTTATGGAGGCGATGCAACAGGCTGGGATGGATCTGGGGTTGAGTGCTGCGGCGGCACGCCAATTGACGCTGGAGACCTTTCTGGGCGCAGCTAAACTGGCTGAGACCAGCACGGAAGAACTGGCGCAGTTGCGAGCGCGGGTCACCTCCAAAGGCGGCACAACCGAGCAGGCGATTTTGAGTATGCAAGGAGCGGCTGTGCACGCTTCCATTGGTCAGGCCGTGTTCGCTGCGGCGCGTCGTTCTAAAGAGCTGGGGGATGCGTTGGCGTAA
- a CDS encoding YggS family pyridoxal phosphate-dependent enzyme, producing the protein MDTVKSTLQAVQARIAAAAELAGRSAQEVALLAVSKSCSAEAVRALANAGQREFGESYVQEAVAKIAALADLPLIWHFIGPIQRNKTSQIAENFDWVHGVDRVIVAQRLSTARGAEQTPLNICLQVNVSGEVSKSGVAPEQLAGLVTELRSLPRLRLRGLMAIPQATEDVVVQRAQFARVRECFEQLNRQGAGLDTLSMGMSGDMEAAVAEGATIVRVGTALFGNRIKG; encoded by the coding sequence ATGGACACAGTGAAAAGCACATTGCAAGCAGTTCAAGCACGAATTGCGGCAGCCGCAGAATTGGCAGGACGTTCGGCACAAGAGGTTGCTCTGCTGGCGGTCAGCAAAAGCTGTTCCGCCGAAGCTGTGCGCGCACTGGCAAACGCCGGGCAGCGGGAATTCGGCGAGAGTTATGTGCAGGAGGCGGTGGCAAAAATAGCGGCATTGGCCGATCTGCCATTAATCTGGCATTTTATCGGACCGATACAGCGTAATAAAACCAGTCAGATTGCGGAAAATTTTGACTGGGTGCATGGAGTGGATAGGGTCATTGTTGCGCAACGCTTATCGACAGCGCGTGGTGCTGAGCAGACGCCATTGAATATCTGTCTGCAAGTCAATGTGAGTGGTGAAGTTAGCAAAAGCGGCGTGGCGCCGGAACAACTGGCGGGTCTGGTTACCGAGCTGCGCAGTTTGCCGAGATTGCGTTTGCGTGGCTTAATGGCAATTCCGCAGGCGACCGAGGATGTGGTCGTGCAAAGGGCGCAATTTGCACGGGTGCGAGAATGCTTTGAACAGCTGAACCGGCAAGGAGCGGGGTTGGATACCTTGTCGATGGGCATGTCGGGTGATATGGAAGCTGCCGTGGCGGAAGGCGCGACTATAGTGCGCGTAGGCACAGCCTTGTTTGGAAACAGAATAAAAGGATAA
- a CDS encoding type IV pilus twitching motility protein PilT — protein sequence MEISELLAFAVKNKASDLHLSAGLPPMIRVHGDIRRINLPDMSHQTVHDMVYDIMNDGQRKIYEETLEVDFSFEVPTLARFRVNAFNQNRGAGAVFRTIPSKVLTLEELGAPKIFKDIADNPRGIVLVTGPTGSGKSTTLAAMVDYVNENEYGHILTVEDPIEFVHQSKKCVINQREVGPHTLSFSNALRSALREDPDVILVGEMRDLETIRLALTAAETGHLVFGTLHTSSAAKTIDRIVDVFPAAEKEMVRSMLSESIRAVISQTLLKTKDGTGRVAAHEIMIGTPAIRNLIRENKIAQMYSSIQTGQNVGMQTLDQCLQDLVKRNMISVGEARMRAANKDMFLG from the coding sequence ATGGAAATATCTGAGCTGCTCGCTTTCGCGGTTAAAAACAAGGCATCTGACTTACATCTTTCGGCAGGATTGCCGCCGATGATACGCGTACACGGCGACATCCGCCGCATCAATCTGCCCGACATGAGCCATCAGACCGTGCATGACATGGTTTATGACATTATGAACGATGGCCAGCGTAAAATATACGAGGAAACCCTGGAAGTGGACTTTTCGTTTGAAGTCCCTACGCTGGCACGTTTCCGTGTTAACGCTTTTAACCAGAACCGCGGTGCAGGTGCAGTATTCCGTACCATTCCCAGTAAAGTTCTAACACTGGAAGAACTGGGCGCGCCCAAGATTTTCAAGGACATCGCTGACAATCCCCGCGGCATCGTACTGGTTACCGGCCCGACCGGTTCGGGTAAATCCACCACACTGGCGGCCATGGTCGATTACGTCAACGAAAACGAATACGGCCATATCCTTACTGTGGAAGACCCGATCGAATTCGTGCACCAGAGCAAAAAATGCGTAATCAACCAGCGCGAAGTCGGCCCGCATACTTTGTCTTTCTCCAACGCGCTGCGCTCCGCATTGCGTGAAGATCCGGACGTCATCCTGGTGGGTGAGATGCGCGACCTGGAAACCATCCGGCTAGCGCTCACCGCAGCTGAAACCGGCCACCTGGTATTCGGCACCCTGCACACCAGCTCAGCAGCCAAAACCATAGACCGGATTGTGGACGTATTCCCTGCGGCGGAAAAAGAGATGGTGCGTTCCATGCTGTCCGAATCCATCCGCGCAGTCATTTCGCAAACCCTGCTCAAAACCAAGGACGGCACCGGCCGTGTCGCCGCGCATGAAATCATGATCGGCACCCCGGCGATTCGCAACCTGATCCGTGAAAACAAAATTGCACAGATGTATTCATCTATCCAGACCGGGCAGAATGTCGGCATGCAAACACTGGATCAGTGCCTGCAGGATCTGGTCAAACGCAATATGATTTCCGTCGGCGAAGCCCGTATGCGCGCCGCTAACAAAGACATGTTCCTGGGATAA